A stretch of Myceligenerans xiligouense DNA encodes these proteins:
- a CDS encoding GNAT family N-acetyltransferase, translating into MQLSSPATRDDAITLVQSHSPTFPVPGQRELFADFSLNRLFDRGVRRPDLVWAVEPSGPGDDGGARGLVAARHLSDAEGLVDLFALPGNPAVVDLLLGAATDWARSHGGVVEASFSAPAAPDPLAVPAVRGLVDAFARHGWKVLVTRRHYHFAARDGMADGVAPLDLEPARDRERVEAFVRQMMPGSLDVRDRANVAAKGLERAAADETDDLLGADPIECFGFAVQDGQDAGLVVRRALPNGNGLICQVGVAESFRGRGLARRLVATATADLLAEGSTTLIADTDDTNVPMIRAFAAAGWVPTESRIDLTLG; encoded by the coding sequence ATGCAACTCTCCTCACCCGCCACGCGCGACGACGCGATCACGCTGGTCCAGTCACACTCCCCCACGTTCCCCGTCCCGGGGCAGCGGGAACTGTTCGCCGACTTCTCCCTGAACCGCCTGTTCGACCGGGGCGTGCGCCGCCCCGACCTCGTCTGGGCGGTGGAGCCCTCCGGCCCCGGGGACGACGGCGGAGCGCGGGGCCTCGTGGCCGCCCGCCACCTGTCCGACGCCGAAGGGCTGGTCGACCTCTTCGCGTTGCCCGGCAACCCCGCCGTCGTCGACCTCCTCCTCGGGGCGGCGACGGACTGGGCCCGCTCGCACGGCGGCGTCGTCGAGGCGTCCTTCAGCGCACCCGCCGCCCCCGACCCGCTGGCCGTACCGGCGGTGCGGGGCCTCGTCGACGCGTTCGCGCGGCACGGCTGGAAGGTCCTGGTCACGCGCCGGCACTACCACTTCGCGGCGCGCGACGGGATGGCCGACGGCGTCGCGCCCCTCGACCTCGAACCCGCCCGGGACCGCGAGCGCGTCGAGGCGTTCGTCCGGCAGATGATGCCCGGGTCCCTGGACGTGCGCGACCGGGCGAACGTCGCGGCCAAGGGCCTGGAGCGGGCAGCCGCCGACGAGACGGACGACCTGCTGGGAGCCGATCCGATCGAGTGCTTCGGGTTCGCCGTCCAGGACGGCCAGGACGCGGGCCTCGTGGTCCGCCGGGCCCTGCCGAACGGCAACGGCTTGATCTGCCAGGTCGGTGTCGCCGAGTCCTTCCGGGGGCGCGGCCTGGCGCGCCGCCTCGTCGCGACGGCCACCGCCGACCTGCTCGCCGAGGGCTCCACCACCCTCATCGCCGACACCGACGACACGAACGTCCCCATGATCCGCGCCTTCGCCGCCGCGGGCTGGGTGCCCACCGAGTCCCGGATCGATCTGACGCTCGGGTAG
- a CDS encoding MerR family transcriptional regulator, protein MKIGELAERTDVAPRLIRYYEQQGLLTADRAPNGYRTYGPEHVERVTRVAGLVRAGLTTKLVKVLLDMEDAAAAMKPTCPRQVAEQLAAELAGIEDSIACLTRSRDTIREFLARTEHAALLSEAAAR, encoded by the coding sequence ATGAAGATCGGCGAACTGGCCGAGCGGACGGACGTCGCGCCGCGTCTCATCCGGTACTACGAGCAGCAGGGGCTGCTCACCGCTGACCGCGCGCCGAACGGGTACCGCACCTACGGGCCGGAGCACGTCGAGCGGGTGACCCGCGTGGCGGGCCTCGTGCGCGCCGGGCTCACGACGAAGCTCGTCAAGGTGCTGCTCGACATGGAGGACGCCGCGGCCGCGATGAAGCCCACGTGCCCGCGCCAGGTCGCCGAGCAGCTCGCCGCCGAGCTCGCCGGGATCGAGGACAGCATCGCGTGCCTGACCCGCAGCCGGGACACGATCCGCGAGTTCCTCGCGCGCACCGAGCACGCGGCCCTGCTGAGCGAGGCGGCAGCCCGCTGA